A genomic window from Planococcus rifietoensis includes:
- a CDS encoding GntR family transcriptional regulator has translation MPIPVDHTRPVRVSAKESAHLQLQQWIIDGTLQPGEKLVDTELAEALNLSRTPIREALQLLEVQGFIEMFPGKATRVTDIHIEDIKHLLPPLAVLQALAGELAIPNLTPEIFGLLEETNRKFARAIRNSDSFSALKIDEEFHQIIVDAAGNPYIDSILGQLQSHVRRQFFHHSLVLTMRSHDEHIEIIETLKAGDAEKISHLMKSNWVRTIEELTASKGI, from the coding sequence ATGCCGATTCCTGTAGACCATACAAGGCCGGTACGCGTTTCCGCTAAAGAAAGTGCCCACTTACAATTGCAGCAATGGATCATTGACGGCACCTTACAGCCTGGTGAGAAACTGGTTGACACCGAACTCGCTGAAGCGCTCAATTTGAGCCGGACGCCGATTCGTGAAGCCCTGCAGCTTCTTGAAGTACAAGGATTCATTGAAATGTTTCCCGGCAAAGCGACACGCGTTACGGATATCCATATCGAAGACATCAAACACCTCCTGCCTCCTCTTGCTGTGCTGCAAGCACTTGCCGGTGAGCTGGCCATTCCGAATTTGACCCCTGAGATTTTTGGGCTGTTGGAAGAAACCAACCGGAAATTTGCGCGCGCCATCCGCAACAGCGATTCCTTCTCTGCTTTGAAAATCGATGAAGAATTCCATCAGATCATCGTGGATGCAGCCGGAAATCCATATATAGATTCCATTCTCGGCCAGCTTCAATCACATGTCCGCAGACAATTTTTCCACCATTCCCTAGTCTTGACGATGCGCTCCCATGACGAGCACATCGAAATCATCGAAACTCTCAAAGCCGGAGACGCCGAAAAGATTTCACACTTGATGAAATCCAATTGGGTCCGCACTATTGAAGAATTGACCGCTTCCAAAGGCATTTAA
- a CDS encoding STAS/SEC14 domain-containing protein, whose protein sequence is MLSFFTSKDEQTFAIEVEGKVTKDDLKKFDNVVFEKFRNDQKFNVYAVIGDIDTPTAGAMFEELAIDAKRWSQYNKLAVVSEKDWLDKVSGALDKLPGVQAKHFPMDQMEAAWDWIKER, encoded by the coding sequence ATGCTATCATTCTTTACCAGTAAAGACGAACAAACCTTTGCTATCGAAGTCGAGGGCAAAGTAACCAAAGACGATTTGAAGAAATTTGACAATGTGGTGTTCGAAAAATTCCGCAACGATCAGAAATTTAATGTGTACGCCGTGATCGGCGATATCGACACGCCTACAGCGGGCGCCATGTTCGAAGAGTTGGCCATCGATGCCAAACGCTGGAGCCAATACAATAAACTCGCGGTCGTCAGTGAAAAAGACTGGCTCGACAAAGTATCGGGCGCACTCGACAAACTGCCTGGCGTGCAAGCCAAACATTTCCCAATGGACCAGATGGAAGCAGCCTGGGATTGGATAAAGGAGAGGTGA
- a CDS encoding STAS/SEC14 domain-containing protein, producing the protein MLSIVPSKDIETIAIEVEGRASKADIEKLDHVIRDKVSEKGHFNMYAIIYKVEDSTLFDAADSAVIDRHSWSQARKFAVISERDWTSAASGWQGFADGLETRHFNLDEMNDAWEWMQE; encoded by the coding sequence ATGTTGTCAATTGTACCGAGCAAAGACATCGAAACGATTGCGATTGAAGTGGAAGGGCGTGCCAGCAAAGCCGATATCGAAAAACTGGATCATGTCATCCGCGACAAAGTGAGCGAAAAAGGACATTTCAATATGTATGCCATCATTTACAAAGTGGAAGATTCAACTTTGTTCGATGCGGCAGATAGTGCGGTAATCGACCGGCACAGCTGGAGCCAAGCGCGCAAATTCGCGGTTATCAGCGAAAGGGACTGGACCTCGGCAGCGAGCGGCTGGCAAGGCTTCGCGGACGGCCTGGAAACTCGCCATTTCAACCTCGACGAAATGAACGATGCATGGGAATGGATGCAAGAATAA
- a CDS encoding class I SAM-dependent rRNA methyltransferase, with the protein MRNEMTVTVKDVLRNELAKGSPLITKYGLMSEIDAPEGTLLRLVDKDGEYLGTGYYGEQNKGAGWILTRNQDEAVGQAFIERKLELAFSRREKFFNNPETTAFRVFNGEGDGFGGLTIDYYAGFYLLSWYSEGVYSFREDVVAALENVVECIGIYEKKRFDTKGQYIEDDDFVSGERGEFPLIVQENGMNFAVYLNDGAMTGIFLDQRDVRQAIRTKYADGKTVLNTFSYTGAFSVAAALGGADKTTSVDLAKRSSAKTIEQFSINGIDFDEQDILVMDVFNYFKYAKRKNLNFDMVVLDPPSFARSKKHVFSAAKDYTNLMKETIDITAPEGLIVASTNSASFNMKKFTQMIDKAFKDKNQKYKVVETYSLPVDFHVDRRFPEGDYLKVLFLRLL; encoded by the coding sequence GTGAGAAACGAAATGACGGTAACAGTGAAAGATGTTTTGAGAAATGAATTGGCGAAAGGGTCTCCGCTCATCACAAAATACGGATTGATGAGTGAAATCGATGCACCGGAAGGCACATTGCTGCGCCTCGTTGATAAAGATGGGGAATATTTGGGCACAGGTTATTACGGCGAACAGAACAAAGGCGCTGGCTGGATCTTGACGAGAAACCAAGACGAGGCAGTCGGCCAAGCCTTTATCGAACGCAAGCTGGAATTGGCGTTCAGCCGCCGCGAGAAATTCTTCAACAATCCGGAGACGACCGCTTTCCGTGTCTTCAACGGCGAAGGCGATGGTTTCGGCGGGTTGACGATCGATTATTATGCCGGATTCTACCTGCTGTCCTGGTATAGCGAAGGCGTCTATTCGTTCCGCGAAGACGTCGTGGCAGCTTTGGAGAATGTAGTGGAATGCATCGGAATCTATGAGAAAAAACGGTTTGATACGAAAGGCCAGTATATCGAAGACGATGATTTCGTATCGGGCGAGCGTGGGGAATTCCCATTGATCGTCCAAGAAAATGGCATGAATTTTGCGGTGTATTTGAACGACGGCGCAATGACCGGCATCTTCCTCGACCAGCGCGATGTGCGCCAGGCGATCCGCACGAAATACGCAGACGGCAAAACGGTGCTCAATACCTTTTCTTACACAGGGGCCTTTTCAGTAGCGGCGGCGCTTGGCGGAGCGGACAAGACGACGAGCGTGGATCTCGCGAAGCGCAGCTCGGCGAAAACGATCGAGCAGTTCAGCATCAACGGCATTGATTTTGACGAGCAGGACATTCTGGTGATGGATGTCTTCAATTATTTCAAATACGCGAAGCGCAAAAACCTAAACTTTGATATGGTCGTCCTCGATCCCCCAAGTTTTGCGCGCTCGAAAAAGCACGTTTTCAGTGCGGCGAAAGATTACACTAATTTGATGAAAGAAACGATCGATATTACGGCGCCGGAAGGCTTGATCGTCGCTTCGACCAACAGCGCTTCATTCAATATGAAGAAGTTCACCCAAATGATCGATAAAGCTTTTAAAGATAAAAACCAGAAATACAAAGTGGTGGAGACTTATAGCCTGCCGGTCGATTTCCATGTCGACAGAAGATTCCCGGAAGGCGATTATTTGAAAGTGCTTTTCCTCCGTTTACTGTAA
- a CDS encoding MFS transporter, which yields MAKAISSSSLAGNPVYPVMFAIGGVHLLNDSLQAVIPAMFPILEKDLGLSFTQLGLIAFALNMVASVLQPVIGFASDKKPMPYALPLGMVFSFIGIAGLAFAPEYWLILLSVIFLGFGSAVFHPEGSRVSYMAAGSRRGLSQSIYQVGGNSGQALAPLISAFILVPLGQRGAALFLFVAALGIFVLSKISAWYKAQLERDKLEKVKKTVLSSLPPLTKKQVGTALTLLLLIIFARTFYITTITSFYIFHLMDNYGVTIQQGQMFIFLFLGIGAFGTFFGGPLADRIGRKRVIVLSLLVPIPLALVLPYVALPIVAVILAVLGFFLMLSFSVMVVYAQELVPSRIGTMSGLTVGLAFGMGAIGAVAIGVLMDSIGVYETMVIISVLPILGLVGLALPKDRKIAAA from the coding sequence ATGGCAAAAGCAATATCCTCATCTTCGCTCGCAGGGAACCCGGTTTATCCGGTGATGTTCGCGATCGGCGGTGTCCATTTACTGAATGATTCCTTGCAGGCAGTGATTCCAGCAATGTTCCCGATTTTAGAGAAGGACCTGGGCTTGTCCTTCACACAGCTCGGGCTGATCGCTTTTGCGCTCAATATGGTGGCGTCTGTCTTGCAGCCAGTCATCGGGTTTGCAAGCGATAAAAAGCCGATGCCTTATGCATTGCCGCTTGGTATGGTGTTCTCGTTCATTGGGATCGCAGGCTTGGCGTTTGCGCCCGAGTATTGGCTCATCTTATTGTCGGTCATTTTTCTCGGTTTCGGTTCTGCGGTCTTTCATCCGGAAGGTTCGCGCGTGTCGTATATGGCAGCGGGATCAAGACGCGGCTTGTCGCAATCGATTTACCAAGTCGGGGGCAATTCTGGGCAAGCGCTGGCGCCTTTGATCAGTGCCTTTATCCTGGTGCCGCTTGGGCAACGGGGAGCGGCCTTGTTTCTTTTTGTCGCAGCACTCGGCATTTTCGTATTATCCAAAATTTCCGCCTGGTACAAGGCACAGTTAGAGCGCGATAAGCTGGAGAAAGTGAAAAAAACGGTGCTGTCTTCTTTGCCGCCTTTGACGAAAAAGCAGGTGGGCACTGCTTTGACTTTGCTGTTGTTGATCATTTTCGCGCGCACTTTTTACATAACGACGATCACCAGTTTTTATATTTTCCATTTAATGGATAATTATGGTGTGACGATTCAGCAAGGGCAAATGTTCATCTTCCTATTTCTCGGAATCGGGGCGTTCGGGACCTTTTTCGGCGGCCCACTTGCAGACCGCATCGGCCGCAAGCGCGTCATTGTGCTGTCGTTGCTCGTACCGATTCCGTTGGCGCTGGTGCTGCCGTATGTGGCCTTGCCGATTGTCGCTGTCATTCTTGCCGTATTGGGCTTTTTCCTTATGTTGAGCTTTTCTGTCATGGTCGTCTACGCCCAGGAACTCGTACCGAGCAGAATCGGCACGATGTCCGGGCTGACAGTCGGCTTGGCATTTGGCATGGGGGCCATTGGAGCGGTCGCGATCGGTGTGTTGATGGATTCGATCGGCGTTTATGAAACGATGGTCATTATTTCCGTGCTGCCGATACTCGGGCTGGTTGGCCTCGCTTTGCCGAAAGACCGGAAAATTGCTGCCGCGTAA